In the genome of Flavobacteriales bacterium, one region contains:
- a CDS encoding nucleoside deaminase: protein MLEPFSDEHYMREALREAEKAFDKEEVPVGAVIVAQNRIIARAHNLTEQLNDVTAHAEMQAFTAAADFIGGKYLKDCTLYVTLEPCVMCAGASFWTQIPRIVYGAADPKRGFQQLSQRVIHPKTEIKGGVLSAECAELLIRFFERKR from the coding sequence ATGCTCGAGCCGTTTTCAGACGAACATTATATGCGGGAGGCGCTGCGGGAAGCCGAAAAGGCTTTTGACAAGGAAGAAGTGCCAGTGGGGGCGGTGATCGTAGCGCAGAACCGCATCATTGCCCGCGCCCATAATCTCACAGAGCAGCTCAACGATGTGACTGCCCATGCCGAGATGCAGGCGTTCACTGCCGCTGCAGACTTTATCGGAGGGAAGTACCTGAAAGATTGCACGCTTTATGTGACCCTTGAACCTTGTGTGATGTGTGCAGGTGCTTCATTCTGGACACAGATCCCGCGCATCGTGTATGGCGCTGCTGATCCCAAGCGCGGGTTCCAGCAGCTGTCGCAACGGGTCATTCATCCGAAAACCGAGATCAAAGGAGGGGTACTGTCCGCCGAATGTGCCGAGTTACTGATCCGGTTTTTCGAACGAAAGCGCTAG